Proteins found in one Amphiura filiformis chromosome 14, Afil_fr2py, whole genome shotgun sequence genomic segment:
- the LOC140169038 gene encoding monocarboxylate transporter 12-like, with the protein MALLSVQAVLVFNFDKEIGIANGLTNAGVGIGLFAIPPLVQLLIENFGWRGGTVILSAIYANICACGSILKPTESEIQMRSRHKHHKDTSMTDKTNLRYVEDSKDQSVEKSTVLVSLTRSFSKFKKSFDFSLFYTNPNFIGLFVCGLFIGLSYSSVIIYIAPKAVDEGMSRLNASYIMSIIGICQVLGRILAGVIVDRQHTLKPSMICGITTVLSGATTFLYPIGNSFAFMTSVSFLFGISSGFFNCLHLLVGKEYVGVNHASGAFGWFQVAWALGSFAGIYVQAYLYDTTGTYLASFAVAGTFQILAGLCLLIGPCVKTGNRLLKGRHERIGDDEKPDKEAKQGKDVIVMRKTNYDMVKDSTTI; encoded by the exons ATGGCACTTCTCTCCGTCCAGGCTGTTCTCGTTTTCAACTTTGACAAAGAAATAGGCATCGCGAATGGCTTGACAAATGCAGGTGTTGGAATTGGATTATTCGCGATTCCACCTTTGGTTCAACTCCTCATTGAAAATTTCGGATGGCGTGGCGGCACCGTAATTCTGTCTGCAATTTATGCCAACATATGTGCTTGTGGATCGATTCTAAAACCAACTGAATCGGAAATACAGATGAGATCGCGACACAAGCATCACAAAGACACTTCAATGACTGACAAAACTAATCTACGATATGTAGAAGATTCAAAAGACCAGAGTGTGGAGAAATCAACTGTTTTGGTATCACTTACTCGATCGTTTTCAAAATTTAAGAAATCatttgatttttcattgttttatacaAATCCTAATTTTATTGGGTTATTTGTATGCGGTCTCTTTATTGGGCTTAGCTATAGTTCTGTGATTATCTACATTGCACCTAAAGCAGTGGATGAAGGCATGTCTAGGCTCAATGCTTCCTATATAATGTCAATAATTGGAATCTGTCAAGTTCTGGGCCGAATACTTGCTGGGGTTATTGTAGATCGACAACATACATTAAAACCATCAATGATTTGTGGAATCACAACAGTTCTTTCCGGAGCCACCACATTCCTCTATCCAATTGGAAACAGTTTTGCTTTTATGACCAGTGTCTCATTCTTATTCGGCATTTCTAGCggattttttaattgtttacatCTTCTTGTTGGTAAAGAGTATGTCGGAGTGAATCACGCGTCTGGAGCCTTCGGGTGGTTTCAGGTCGCCTGGGCTTTAGGTTCGTTTGCAGGGATCTATGTGCAAG CATACCTCTATGATACGACCGGAACTTACTTAGCTTCGTTCGCAGTTGCAGGAACATTTCAAATATTAGCTGGTTTGTGTCTACTCATTGGACCCTGTGTAAAGACTGGGAATAGATTACTAAAAGGACGCCATGAAAGAATAGGCGACGACGAAAAGCCCGACAAAGAAGCCAAACAGGGAAAAGACGTCATCGTCATGCGCAAGACAAACTATGATATGGTAAAAGATTCCACGACGATATGA
- the LOC140169039 gene encoding monocarboxylate transporter 12-like, translating to MQQSMRHIGMELRKCLLVFFCFVVRVLIAGLWTSLGLFFIEFQEYFSVSIIETSLVGSVYTTIVWTSSIIASALSHRFSFRTITITGGTIASTALLLTAVFAHSIQHIVCAFAFTGFGLGIALLAVQGVIVFNFDKQIGIANGLTNAGVGIGLFAIPPLVQLLIENFGWRGGTLILSAIYANISACGSILKPTESEIQMRKRHKHHKDSSKTDKTDLGYVEDSKGQNTKRSTRTFSKFKKSFDFSLFSTNPNFIGLFVCGLFTGIGYTSVIIYIAPKAVDEGMSKLNASYIMSIIGICQVLGRILAGVIVDRQHTLKSSIICGITTALSGATTFLYPIGNSFAFLASASVLFGVSSGFFNCLHLLVGKEYVGVNQASGAFAWFQVAWALGSFAGIYMQAYLYDTTGSYLTSFAVAGTFQILAGLSLLIGPCVKTGNRLLKRRHERIGEDDKPDKDTKLYPKDSIVMRKMNYEMIKDSMTV from the exons ATG CAACAATCTATGCGGCATATCGGGATGGAATTACGAAAGTGCCTCCTCGTGTTCTTCTGTTTCGTGGTCCGTGTGTTGATTGCAGGATTATGGACATCACTTGGCTTATTTTTCATTGAATTTCAAGAGTATTTTTCTGTTAGTATAATAGAAACAAGTCTTGTTGGTTCAGTGTATACCACAATAGTATGGACAAGTT CTATTATAGCCTCAGCTCTTTCTCATCGGTTTAGCTTTCGGACCATCACCATTACGGGTGGTACCATTGCATCCACGGCGTTACTTTTAACAGCTGTTTTCGCACACTCGATACAACACATCGTATGTGCATTCGCTTTTACAG GTTTTGGTCTGGGCATTGCACTTCTCGCCGTCCAGGGAGTTATCGTGTTTAACTTTGACAAACAAATAGGAATCGCGAATGGCTTGACAAATGCGGGTGTTGGAATTGGATTATTTGCCATTCCACCTTTGGTACAACTCCTCATTGAAAATTTCGGATGGCGTGGCGGCACCTTGATTCTGTCCGCAATTTATGCCAACATCAGTGCTTGTGGATCCATTCTAAAACCAACTGAATCGGAAATACAGATGAGAAAACGACACAAGCATCACAAAGACTCTTCAAAAACGGACAAAACTGATCTGGGATATGTAGAAGATTCAAAAGGCCAGAATACGAAGAGATCAACTCGAACGTTTTCAAAGTTTAAGAAATCatttgatttttcattgttttctaCTAATCCTAATTTTATTGGACTCTTTGTATGCGGTCTCTTTACCGGTATAGGCTATACTTCTGTTATTATCTACATTGCCCCTAAAGCAGTGGATGAAGGCATGTCTAAGCTCAATGCTTCCTATATAATGTCAATAATTGGCATCTGTCAAGTTCTGGGCCGAATACTCGCTGGGGTTATTGTAGATCGACAACATACATTAAAATCATCGATTATTTGTGGTATCACAACGGCTCTTTCCGGAGCCACCACTTTCCTCTATCCAATTGGAAACAGTTTTGCTTTCCTAGCCAGTGCCTCAGTTTTATTCGGGGTTTCTAGCggattttttaattgtttacatCTTCTTGTTGGCAAAGAGTATGTCGGAGTGAATCAAGCATCTGGAGCGTTCGCGTGGTTTCAGGTTGCGTGGGCGTTGGGTTCGTTTGCAGGGATCTATATGCAAG CATACCTGTATGACACCACCGGAAGTTACTTAACTTCATTCGCAGTCGCAGGAACATTTCAGATATTAGCTGGTTTGTCTCTACTCATTGGACCCTGTGTAAAGACTGGGAATAGATTACTAAAAAGACGACACGAAAGGATAGGCGAAGACGACAAGCCCGACAAAGACACCAAACTGTATCCAAAAGACAGCATCGTTATGCGTAAGATGAACTATGAGATGATAAAAGATTCCATGACGGTATGA